From a region of the Anaerolineales bacterium genome:
- the mobB gene encoding molybdopterin-guanine dinucleotide biosynthesis protein B yields MEEPVVVSIVGGPGSGKTTFLVGLLRELKRRGYRVGTVKHHVHPGISIDREGKDSWLHAQSGADEVIISAPDQIVTIRRLQQELPLEEVVRGFGEVDVVLTDGYRLEGVNRIEVMREEMNSAMFCSPEELFALATDRKLSLAIPVFDLDDFAGVADLIEERLIQ; encoded by the coding sequence ATGGAAGAACCCGTTGTGGTATCTATCGTGGGAGGTCCAGGTAGTGGGAAAACGACCTTCCTCGTAGGATTACTGCGTGAATTGAAGAGGCGTGGATATCGGGTCGGAACGGTCAAGCACCACGTTCATCCAGGTATCAGCATTGACCGGGAGGGAAAAGATAGCTGGCTGCACGCACAGAGCGGTGCCGATGAGGTCATCATCTCCGCTCCCGATCAAATCGTCACCATCCGCAGGCTGCAGCAGGAACTGCCGCTGGAAGAGGTGGTTCGAGGCTTCGGCGAGGTCGATGTCGTGCTGACGGACGGCTACCGGTTGGAGGGGGTGAACCGAATCGAGGTGATGCGGGAAGAGATGAATTCCGCGATGTTTTGCTCTCCGGAAGAGCTGTTCGCACTGGCAACCGATCGTAAGTTGTCGCTTGCCATACCCGTTTTCGATTTGGACGATTTCGCAGGTGTCGCAGACCTGATCGAGGAGCGGTTGATCCAGTGA